In Solidesulfovibrio sp., a single genomic region encodes these proteins:
- a CDS encoding PEP/pyruvate-binding domain-containing protein produces MQSAMGVLGRIGQALRLAPRGKAPVPFVVLFKKFKSILERNNRILTLMADMGDKLGGEYVFDRRYIEAACEEMADQIFKLVSDLSILNRCRNVPLFTAFETVRQEIADELAGRHHFPDTAPTLPLSALRADMAEAAGGKFAMLGELKNVLQLPVPDGFVITTGAFAAFMAKNGLPELIARQTERLDADEEGALAEASATVRQRILAASLPKSLSRGLAEALAALAGRLGRPPRSLAVRSSAWNEDGETSFAGQYESVIGVPPSQAAEAFKRVVAGAYTPEAWLYRRRRGFREHEAVMAVGCQVMIDSVVSGGLYTYAPLTRKEEGIFVSAAWGLCAPIMSGELDTDSYLIGRRAPFASLSREIAHKPQALALRPEGGTAYTDLPPQKADAPCLAEADLSLLGEAAVSLEKYFKRPQDVEWTIDAAGRLYILQSRPMVFHGDPARRTGAIDAATEKAEVLFSGRGDVVQRGVAMGTAYVVRGDADLDDFPFGAILIAHHTSPRFSRIMPRAQGILTDIGSPAGHMAAVAREFRLPTVVGCGLATRLLETGDEITVDATQNVVYRGLVKELRYFELTEEAVYEDSYEYRLLRRLLKKITPLNLVDPHAPGFTPASCRTYHDITRYIHEQAVAELVAFSENRRGILDASARKLRTALPLNLSIIDLDGDGSAQGGEIAPEALPSLPLRELLAGLTGSGMWDTDPVPVDMGSFMASLTRTLGMGGPGEEKLGRNLAVVSNEYMNLNLHLGYHFILIDAYAGEVVNDNSLYFRFLGGVTDFDRRSRRARCIGKILERADFRVEIHGDLVVGRIKKVDLPAMRAKLRLLGGLVGFTRQLDVRLGREDDAHCFATEFLTAIAAVTEDAHDPARNP; encoded by the coding sequence ATGCAATCGGCCATGGGCGTGCTCGGCAGGATCGGACAGGCGTTGCGGCTCGCGCCCCGGGGCAAGGCCCCGGTGCCCTTCGTGGTGCTGTTCAAGAAATTCAAGAGCATCCTCGAACGCAACAACCGCATCCTCACGCTCATGGCCGACATGGGGGACAAGCTCGGCGGCGAATACGTCTTCGACCGCCGCTACATCGAGGCCGCCTGCGAGGAGATGGCCGACCAGATCTTCAAGCTCGTTTCCGACCTGTCCATTTTGAACCGCTGCCGCAACGTGCCGCTTTTCACGGCCTTCGAAACCGTGCGCCAGGAGATCGCCGACGAGCTGGCCGGGCGGCACCATTTCCCGGACACCGCCCCCACCCTGCCCCTGTCCGCCCTGCGGGCCGACATGGCCGAGGCCGCCGGCGGCAAGTTCGCCATGCTCGGCGAACTCAAAAACGTGCTCCAGCTGCCCGTGCCCGACGGGTTCGTCATCACCACCGGGGCCTTTGCCGCGTTCATGGCCAAAAACGGCCTGCCCGAGCTCATCGCCCGCCAGACCGAGCGGCTCGACGCCGACGAGGAAGGGGCCCTCGCCGAGGCTTCGGCCACGGTGCGCCAGCGCATCCTGGCGGCAAGCCTGCCCAAAAGCCTCTCCCGGGGCCTGGCCGAGGCCCTGGCCGCCCTGGCCGGGCGGCTGGGCCGGCCGCCCCGGAGCCTGGCCGTGCGCAGTTCGGCCTGGAACGAGGACGGCGAAACGAGCTTCGCCGGCCAGTACGAAAGCGTCATCGGCGTGCCGCCGTCCCAGGCGGCCGAGGCCTTCAAGCGGGTGGTGGCCGGGGCCTACACGCCCGAGGCCTGGCTGTACCGCCGTCGCCGGGGCTTTCGGGAGCACGAGGCGGTCATGGCCGTGGGCTGCCAGGTCATGATCGATTCCGTGGTCAGCGGCGGGCTCTACACCTACGCGCCGCTGACGCGCAAGGAGGAGGGCATCTTCGTCAGCGCCGCCTGGGGGCTGTGCGCGCCCATCATGTCCGGCGAACTGGACACCGATTCCTACCTCATCGGCCGGCGGGCGCCCTTCGCCAGCCTGTCCCGGGAGATCGCCCACAAGCCCCAGGCCCTCGCCCTGCGCCCGGAAGGCGGCACGGCCTATACCGACCTGCCGCCGCAAAAGGCCGATGCCCCCTGCCTGGCCGAGGCCGACTTGTCGCTGCTCGGCGAGGCGGCCGTCTCCCTGGAAAAGTATTTCAAGCGGCCGCAAGACGTGGAATGGACCATCGACGCCGCCGGCCGGCTCTACATCCTGCAAAGCCGGCCCATGGTCTTCCACGGCGATCCGGCCCGGCGCACCGGGGCCATCGACGCGGCCACGGAAAAGGCCGAGGTCCTCTTTTCCGGCCGCGGCGACGTGGTCCAGCGCGGCGTGGCCATGGGCACGGCCTACGTGGTGCGTGGCGACGCCGACCTCGACGATTTCCCCTTCGGCGCGATCCTTATCGCCCACCACACCTCGCCGCGCTTTTCCCGCATCATGCCCCGGGCCCAGGGGATACTGACCGACATCGGCTCCCCGGCCGGCCACATGGCCGCCGTGGCCCGGGAGTTCCGCCTGCCCACGGTGGTCGGCTGCGGCCTGGCCACGCGGCTGCTCGAAACCGGGGACGAGATCACCGTGGACGCCACGCAAAACGTGGTCTACCGGGGCCTGGTCAAGGAGCTGCGCTACTTCGAGCTGACCGAGGAGGCGGTCTACGAGGACTCCTACGAATACCGGCTGCTGCGCCGGCTGCTGAAAAAGATCACGCCCTTAAACCTCGTCGATCCCCACGCCCCGGGCTTCACGCCGGCCTCCTGCCGCACCTACCACGACATCACCCGCTACATCCACGAACAGGCCGTGGCCGAACTGGTCGCGTTCAGCGAAAACCGCCGGGGCATCCTCGACGCCTCGGCCCGCAAGCTGCGCACGGCCTTGCCGCTCAACCTCTCCATCATCGACCTCGACGGCGACGGCAGCGCCCAGGGCGGCGAGATCGCGCCCGAGGCCCTGCCCTCGCTGCCCCTTCGCGAGCTGCTCGCCGGGCTGACCGGATCGGGCATGTGGGACACCGACCCGGTGCCCGTGGACATGGGCAGCTTCATGGCCAGCCTCACGCGCACGCTCGGCATGGGCGGCCCGGGCGAGGAAAAGCTCGGCCGCAACCTGGCCGTGGTCTCCAACGAATACATGAACCTCAATTTGCACCTGGGCTACCACTTCATCCTCATCGACGCCTACGCCGGCGAGGTGGTAAACGACAATTCGCTCTATTTCCGGTTTCTGGGCGGGGTGACGGATTTCGACCGCCGGTCCAGGCGGGCGCGCTGCATCGGCAAGATCCTGGAGCGGGCCGATTTCCGGGTCGAGATCCACGGCGACCTGGTGGTCGGGCGCATCAAGAAGGTCGATCTGCCGGCCATGCGCGCCAAGCTGCGCCTTTTAGGCGGCCTGGTCGGCTTTACCCGCCAGCTCGACGTGCGCCTTGGCCGCGAGGACGACGCCCACTGTTTCGCCACGGAATTTCTCACCGCCATCGCGGCGGTGACGGAGGACGCCCATGACCCAGCCCGAAACCCCTGA
- a CDS encoding response regulator, with protein MTQPETPEPRKRRLLILDDEPIVVKRLKPAFQKAGYDVEAFTDSQEALAAFENNPADIVITDLKMEGLDGIAFLDRVKAVSPDVGVIVITGFATLETAKESFHKGAFDFVAKPFKLADILDVVGRLEARQGTRRHAF; from the coding sequence ATGACCCAGCCCGAAACCCCTGAGCCGCGCAAACGCCGACTGCTCATCCTCGACGACGAGCCCATCGTGGTCAAACGCCTCAAGCCCGCCTTCCAGAAGGCCGGCTACGACGTGGAGGCCTTCACGGACAGCCAGGAGGCCCTGGCCGCGTTCGAGAACAATCCGGCCGACATCGTCATCACCGACCTTAAAATGGAGGGCCTCGACGGCATCGCCTTCCTCGACCGGGTGAAAGCCGTCTCGCCCGATGTCGGCGTCATCGTCATCACCGGCTTCGCCACCTTGGAAACGGCCAAGGAATCCTTCCACAAGGGCGCCTTCGACTTCGTGGCCAAACCCTTCAAGCTGGCCGACATCCTGGACGTGGTCGGCCGCCTCGAAGCGCGGCAGGGAACCCGACGCCATGCCTTTTGA